A region of Diospyros lotus cultivar Yz01 chromosome 3, ASM1463336v1, whole genome shotgun sequence DNA encodes the following proteins:
- the LOC127798317 gene encoding uncharacterized protein LOC127798317, which produces MELVVITTLCLCLSALLPLCSSQQFEVPEAQALPKRLRLTEELATAKMNGDEELMPYNHQKADLSRKHNEEESRVQARVGTWREWSEMGAGSSEFFTMDYSHVRRRRPIHNKNKRLRAGP; this is translated from the exons ATGGAGCTCGTAGTTATCACTACACTATGTCTCTGTCTTTCGGCTCTCCTCCCTCTCTGTTCCTCTCAACAATTTGAGGTCCCAGAGGCTCAAGCGCTTCCAAAGAGGCTCAGACTCACTGAAGAGTTGGCGACT gCAAAAATGAATGGCGATGAAGAGTTGATGCCATACAACCACCAGAAGGCAGATCTCTCAC GGAAGCATAATGAGGAAGAAAGCAGAGTCCAAGCAAGAGTGGGAACATGGCGAGAGTGGTCGGAGATGGGGGCGGGCTCGTCGGAGTTTTTCACGATGGATTATTCCCACGTCAGAAGACGACGACCCATACACAACAAGAACAAGCGTCTGCGGGCAGGTCCATGA
- the LOC127798316 gene encoding uncharacterized protein LOC127798316 isoform X4 produces MNKNQNGVLNDLNNCENDAVPLASKTNNKDGSWNKPELECAVFLEDSAGYDNEASDYVIPCTITPCRIELFEEKHLSSERNNNENEVRNENESEDSAAPCTIPSGKMEFSEKNTDLCTDKKVVQCELPELIVCYNENSYHVVKDICIDEGLHSTDKISGESEPENDLCITLPSNENKHVAMTKERKDIELDRLDASKILSEDHNKAHESGMKEKVETELTSTGACKILLGNQFNGDIHGRSLTPVQTVEANSNVTDTIVDDVSKEKFAMSSLPFSENFNEQELLKTPIESPDSDLKEDGQGSFQIPCSEAKCESGAMVSAPEESNKGKPANGLSYDGKVENSTISFGFNSSKAQASGRHENPDDVDRERTLKSDSETRLEDGISGRFSIGSDVQHGQGDSSFSMAGPGSGLITFSGSIPYSGSISLRSDSSTTSARSFAFPILQSEWNSSPVRMAKADRRQYRKHRGWRQGLLCCRF; encoded by the exons ATGAACAAGAATCAGAATGGGGTCTTAAATGATCTAAACAACTGTGAGAATGATGCAGTTCCTTTAGCATccaaaacaaataacaaagatGGATCCTGGAATAAGCCAGAACTTGAATGTGCTGTGTTTTTGGAAGATTCTGCTGGCTATGACAATGAAGCCAGTGATTATGTCATCCCGTGCACTATTACTCCTTGCAGAATagaattatttgaggagaagcATTTAAGCAGTGAAAGGAATAATAATGAGAATGAAGttagaaatgaaaatgaatcgGAAGATTCTGCTGCTCCATGTACCATTCCTTCTGGAAAAATGGAGTTTTCTGAGAAGAACACAGATCTATGCACTGACAAGAAGGTTGTGCAATGTGAACTACCAGAGCTGATAGTTTGCTACAATGAGAATTCTTATCATGTTGTCAAGGACATCTGCATTGACGAGGGGCTGCATTCTACAGACAAGATTTCTGGTGAAAGTGAACCTGAAAATGATCTTTGCATCACCCTTCCTTCCAATGAGAACAAACATGTTGCTATGACAAAAGAAAGGAAGGATATTGAGTTGGATAGACTTGATGCCTCAAAGATATTATCAGAAGATCATAACAAGGCTCATGAATCAGGGATGAAAGAAAAAGTGGAAACTGAATTGACTAGTACAGGCGCATGTAAAATTCTATTGGGAAATCAATTCAATGGTGATATTCACGGTCGATCTCTCACTCCTGTGCAGACAGTTGAAGCAAATTCTAATGTGACTGACACGATAGTGGATGATGTCTCAAAAGAGAAATTTGCTATGAGTAGCCTCCCTTTCTCAGAAAATTTCAATGAGCAAGAATTGCTTAAAACCCCCATTGAGTCTCCCGACTCTGATCTCAAAGAAGATGGACAGGGATCCTTTCAG ATTCCATGTTCTGAAGCAAAGTGTGAAAGTGGTGCCATGGTTTCAGCTCCTGAAGAATCAAACAAAGGCAAACCTGCCAATGGCTTATCTTATGATGGCAAAGTGGAGAATTCAACAATCAGTTTTGGTTTCAACTCTTCTAAAGCTCAAGCTAGTGGGAGACATGAGAACCCTGATGATGTTGACCGTGAACGAACCCTCAAGAGCGACAGTGAGACTAGGCTTGAGGATGGCATTTCTGGGAGATTTTCTATTGGAAGTGATGTCCAACATGGTCAAGGCGATTCAAGTTTCTCAATGGCAGGCCCTGGATCAGGTCTAATCACTTTTTCAGGGTCAATTCCATATTCTGGTAGTATTTCACTCCGCTCAGATAGCAGCACAACCAGTGCCAGATCCTTCGCCTTCCCCAT ACTACAATCTGAATGGAACAGCAGCCCTGTAAGAATGGCAAAAGCTGATAGAAGGCAATACCGAAAGCATAGGGGTTGGAGGCAGGGCCTTCTTTGCTGTAGATTCTAA
- the LOC127798316 gene encoding uncharacterized protein LOC127798316 isoform X2, which yields MFASQLLRILQTLPHNGNHGTCGLDAGELGGIMNKNQNGVLNDLNNCENDAVPLASKTNNKDGSWNKPELECAVFLEDSAGYDNEASDYVIPCTITPCRIELFEEKHLSSERNNNENEVRNENESEDSAAPCTIPSGKMEFSEKNTDLCTDKKVVQCELPELIVCYNENSYHVVKDICIDEGLHSTDKISGESEPENDLCITLPSNENKHVAMTKERKDIELDRLDASKILSEDHNKAHESGMKEKVETELTSTGACKILLGNQFNGDIHGRSLTPVQTVEANSNVTDTIVDDVSKEKFAMSSLPFSENFNEQELLKTPIESPDSDLKEDGQGSFQIPCSEAKCESGAMVSAPEESNKGKPANGLSYDGKVENSTISFGFNSSKAQASGRHENPDDVDRERTLKSDSETRLEDGISGRFSIGSDVQHGQGDSSFSMAGPGSGLITFSGSIPYSGSISLRSDSSTTSARSFAFPILQSEWNSSPVRMAKADRRQYRKHRGWRQGLLCCRF from the exons ATGTTTGCTTCACAACTGTTACGGATTCTCCAAACCCTTCCTCATAATGGAAACCATGGAACCTG TGGTTTGGACGCAGGGGAGCTGGGGGGAATCATGAACAAGAATCAGAATGGGGTCTTAAATGATCTAAACAACTGTGAGAATGATGCAGTTCCTTTAGCATccaaaacaaataacaaagatGGATCCTGGAATAAGCCAGAACTTGAATGTGCTGTGTTTTTGGAAGATTCTGCTGGCTATGACAATGAAGCCAGTGATTATGTCATCCCGTGCACTATTACTCCTTGCAGAATagaattatttgaggagaagcATTTAAGCAGTGAAAGGAATAATAATGAGAATGAAGttagaaatgaaaatgaatcgGAAGATTCTGCTGCTCCATGTACCATTCCTTCTGGAAAAATGGAGTTTTCTGAGAAGAACACAGATCTATGCACTGACAAGAAGGTTGTGCAATGTGAACTACCAGAGCTGATAGTTTGCTACAATGAGAATTCTTATCATGTTGTCAAGGACATCTGCATTGACGAGGGGCTGCATTCTACAGACAAGATTTCTGGTGAAAGTGAACCTGAAAATGATCTTTGCATCACCCTTCCTTCCAATGAGAACAAACATGTTGCTATGACAAAAGAAAGGAAGGATATTGAGTTGGATAGACTTGATGCCTCAAAGATATTATCAGAAGATCATAACAAGGCTCATGAATCAGGGATGAAAGAAAAAGTGGAAACTGAATTGACTAGTACAGGCGCATGTAAAATTCTATTGGGAAATCAATTCAATGGTGATATTCACGGTCGATCTCTCACTCCTGTGCAGACAGTTGAAGCAAATTCTAATGTGACTGACACGATAGTGGATGATGTCTCAAAAGAGAAATTTGCTATGAGTAGCCTCCCTTTCTCAGAAAATTTCAATGAGCAAGAATTGCTTAAAACCCCCATTGAGTCTCCCGACTCTGATCTCAAAGAAGATGGACAGGGATCCTTTCAG ATTCCATGTTCTGAAGCAAAGTGTGAAAGTGGTGCCATGGTTTCAGCTCCTGAAGAATCAAACAAAGGCAAACCTGCCAATGGCTTATCTTATGATGGCAAAGTGGAGAATTCAACAATCAGTTTTGGTTTCAACTCTTCTAAAGCTCAAGCTAGTGGGAGACATGAGAACCCTGATGATGTTGACCGTGAACGAACCCTCAAGAGCGACAGTGAGACTAGGCTTGAGGATGGCATTTCTGGGAGATTTTCTATTGGAAGTGATGTCCAACATGGTCAAGGCGATTCAAGTTTCTCAATGGCAGGCCCTGGATCAGGTCTAATCACTTTTTCAGGGTCAATTCCATATTCTGGTAGTATTTCACTCCGCTCAGATAGCAGCACAACCAGTGCCAGATCCTTCGCCTTCCCCAT ACTACAATCTGAATGGAACAGCAGCCCTGTAAGAATGGCAAAAGCTGATAGAAGGCAATACCGAAAGCATAGGGGTTGGAGGCAGGGCCTTCTTTGCTGTAGATTCTAA
- the LOC127798316 gene encoding uncharacterized protein LOC127798316 isoform X1 produces the protein METMEPDNKPLFCHSTLVSKLDSKPFEYNDSGLDAGELGGIMNKNQNGVLNDLNNCENDAVPLASKTNNKDGSWNKPELECAVFLEDSAGYDNEASDYVIPCTITPCRIELFEEKHLSSERNNNENEVRNENESEDSAAPCTIPSGKMEFSEKNTDLCTDKKVVQCELPELIVCYNENSYHVVKDICIDEGLHSTDKISGESEPENDLCITLPSNENKHVAMTKERKDIELDRLDASKILSEDHNKAHESGMKEKVETELTSTGACKILLGNQFNGDIHGRSLTPVQTVEANSNVTDTIVDDVSKEKFAMSSLPFSENFNEQELLKTPIESPDSDLKEDGQGSFQIPCSEAKCESGAMVSAPEESNKGKPANGLSYDGKVENSTISFGFNSSKAQASGRHENPDDVDRERTLKSDSETRLEDGISGRFSIGSDVQHGQGDSSFSMAGPGSGLITFSGSIPYSGSISLRSDSSTTSARSFAFPILQSEWNSSPVRMAKADRRQYRKHRGWRQGLLCCRF, from the exons ATGGAAACCATGGAACCTG ATAACAAACCTCTGTTTTGTCATTCAACTCTTGTCTCTAAGCTTGATTCTAAACCATTTGAATACAACGACAGTGGTTTGGACGCAGGGGAGCTGGGGGGAATCATGAACAAGAATCAGAATGGGGTCTTAAATGATCTAAACAACTGTGAGAATGATGCAGTTCCTTTAGCATccaaaacaaataacaaagatGGATCCTGGAATAAGCCAGAACTTGAATGTGCTGTGTTTTTGGAAGATTCTGCTGGCTATGACAATGAAGCCAGTGATTATGTCATCCCGTGCACTATTACTCCTTGCAGAATagaattatttgaggagaagcATTTAAGCAGTGAAAGGAATAATAATGAGAATGAAGttagaaatgaaaatgaatcgGAAGATTCTGCTGCTCCATGTACCATTCCTTCTGGAAAAATGGAGTTTTCTGAGAAGAACACAGATCTATGCACTGACAAGAAGGTTGTGCAATGTGAACTACCAGAGCTGATAGTTTGCTACAATGAGAATTCTTATCATGTTGTCAAGGACATCTGCATTGACGAGGGGCTGCATTCTACAGACAAGATTTCTGGTGAAAGTGAACCTGAAAATGATCTTTGCATCACCCTTCCTTCCAATGAGAACAAACATGTTGCTATGACAAAAGAAAGGAAGGATATTGAGTTGGATAGACTTGATGCCTCAAAGATATTATCAGAAGATCATAACAAGGCTCATGAATCAGGGATGAAAGAAAAAGTGGAAACTGAATTGACTAGTACAGGCGCATGTAAAATTCTATTGGGAAATCAATTCAATGGTGATATTCACGGTCGATCTCTCACTCCTGTGCAGACAGTTGAAGCAAATTCTAATGTGACTGACACGATAGTGGATGATGTCTCAAAAGAGAAATTTGCTATGAGTAGCCTCCCTTTCTCAGAAAATTTCAATGAGCAAGAATTGCTTAAAACCCCCATTGAGTCTCCCGACTCTGATCTCAAAGAAGATGGACAGGGATCCTTTCAG ATTCCATGTTCTGAAGCAAAGTGTGAAAGTGGTGCCATGGTTTCAGCTCCTGAAGAATCAAACAAAGGCAAACCTGCCAATGGCTTATCTTATGATGGCAAAGTGGAGAATTCAACAATCAGTTTTGGTTTCAACTCTTCTAAAGCTCAAGCTAGTGGGAGACATGAGAACCCTGATGATGTTGACCGTGAACGAACCCTCAAGAGCGACAGTGAGACTAGGCTTGAGGATGGCATTTCTGGGAGATTTTCTATTGGAAGTGATGTCCAACATGGTCAAGGCGATTCAAGTTTCTCAATGGCAGGCCCTGGATCAGGTCTAATCACTTTTTCAGGGTCAATTCCATATTCTGGTAGTATTTCACTCCGCTCAGATAGCAGCACAACCAGTGCCAGATCCTTCGCCTTCCCCAT ACTACAATCTGAATGGAACAGCAGCCCTGTAAGAATGGCAAAAGCTGATAGAAGGCAATACCGAAAGCATAGGGGTTGGAGGCAGGGCCTTCTTTGCTGTAGATTCTAA
- the LOC127798316 gene encoding uncharacterized protein LOC127798316 isoform X3, translating into METMEPGELGGIMNKNQNGVLNDLNNCENDAVPLASKTNNKDGSWNKPELECAVFLEDSAGYDNEASDYVIPCTITPCRIELFEEKHLSSERNNNENEVRNENESEDSAAPCTIPSGKMEFSEKNTDLCTDKKVVQCELPELIVCYNENSYHVVKDICIDEGLHSTDKISGESEPENDLCITLPSNENKHVAMTKERKDIELDRLDASKILSEDHNKAHESGMKEKVETELTSTGACKILLGNQFNGDIHGRSLTPVQTVEANSNVTDTIVDDVSKEKFAMSSLPFSENFNEQELLKTPIESPDSDLKEDGQGSFQIPCSEAKCESGAMVSAPEESNKGKPANGLSYDGKVENSTISFGFNSSKAQASGRHENPDDVDRERTLKSDSETRLEDGISGRFSIGSDVQHGQGDSSFSMAGPGSGLITFSGSIPYSGSISLRSDSSTTSARSFAFPILQSEWNSSPVRMAKADRRQYRKHRGWRQGLLCCRF; encoded by the exons ATGGAAACCATGGAACCTG GGGAGCTGGGGGGAATCATGAACAAGAATCAGAATGGGGTCTTAAATGATCTAAACAACTGTGAGAATGATGCAGTTCCTTTAGCATccaaaacaaataacaaagatGGATCCTGGAATAAGCCAGAACTTGAATGTGCTGTGTTTTTGGAAGATTCTGCTGGCTATGACAATGAAGCCAGTGATTATGTCATCCCGTGCACTATTACTCCTTGCAGAATagaattatttgaggagaagcATTTAAGCAGTGAAAGGAATAATAATGAGAATGAAGttagaaatgaaaatgaatcgGAAGATTCTGCTGCTCCATGTACCATTCCTTCTGGAAAAATGGAGTTTTCTGAGAAGAACACAGATCTATGCACTGACAAGAAGGTTGTGCAATGTGAACTACCAGAGCTGATAGTTTGCTACAATGAGAATTCTTATCATGTTGTCAAGGACATCTGCATTGACGAGGGGCTGCATTCTACAGACAAGATTTCTGGTGAAAGTGAACCTGAAAATGATCTTTGCATCACCCTTCCTTCCAATGAGAACAAACATGTTGCTATGACAAAAGAAAGGAAGGATATTGAGTTGGATAGACTTGATGCCTCAAAGATATTATCAGAAGATCATAACAAGGCTCATGAATCAGGGATGAAAGAAAAAGTGGAAACTGAATTGACTAGTACAGGCGCATGTAAAATTCTATTGGGAAATCAATTCAATGGTGATATTCACGGTCGATCTCTCACTCCTGTGCAGACAGTTGAAGCAAATTCTAATGTGACTGACACGATAGTGGATGATGTCTCAAAAGAGAAATTTGCTATGAGTAGCCTCCCTTTCTCAGAAAATTTCAATGAGCAAGAATTGCTTAAAACCCCCATTGAGTCTCCCGACTCTGATCTCAAAGAAGATGGACAGGGATCCTTTCAG ATTCCATGTTCTGAAGCAAAGTGTGAAAGTGGTGCCATGGTTTCAGCTCCTGAAGAATCAAACAAAGGCAAACCTGCCAATGGCTTATCTTATGATGGCAAAGTGGAGAATTCAACAATCAGTTTTGGTTTCAACTCTTCTAAAGCTCAAGCTAGTGGGAGACATGAGAACCCTGATGATGTTGACCGTGAACGAACCCTCAAGAGCGACAGTGAGACTAGGCTTGAGGATGGCATTTCTGGGAGATTTTCTATTGGAAGTGATGTCCAACATGGTCAAGGCGATTCAAGTTTCTCAATGGCAGGCCCTGGATCAGGTCTAATCACTTTTTCAGGGTCAATTCCATATTCTGGTAGTATTTCACTCCGCTCAGATAGCAGCACAACCAGTGCCAGATCCTTCGCCTTCCCCAT ACTACAATCTGAATGGAACAGCAGCCCTGTAAGAATGGCAAAAGCTGATAGAAGGCAATACCGAAAGCATAGGGGTTGGAGGCAGGGCCTTCTTTGCTGTAGATTCTAA